Proteins encoded together in one Bradyrhizobium sp. CB82 window:
- a CDS encoding CAP domain-containing protein yields the protein MRAAAAILIALLLAGCAGNEAPVEQPSMYADMAVSGAQLDAQAAAVMISQYRQNNSLGTVIIDPDLMRLAESQSQAMAAANKMDHDVRAPLAKRLAAGGYPATVAVENISAGYHTLAEAFSGWRDSPPHRANMLKSGVTKLGIAASYAPNTKYKVFWTMILASNEPR from the coding sequence GCTGCGCGGGCAACGAAGCGCCGGTCGAACAGCCGTCGATGTATGCCGACATGGCCGTATCGGGCGCGCAGCTCGATGCGCAGGCCGCGGCCGTGATGATCTCGCAATACCGCCAGAACAACAGCCTCGGCACCGTCATCATCGATCCCGACCTGATGAGGCTGGCCGAATCCCAGTCCCAGGCAATGGCGGCGGCCAACAAGATGGACCACGACGTCCGCGCGCCGCTCGCCAAGCGGCTCGCCGCCGGCGGCTATCCGGCGACCGTCGCGGTCGAGAACATTTCTGCGGGCTATCATACGCTGGCGGAAGCATTTTCCGGCTGGCGCGACTCGCCCCCGCACCGGGCCAACATGCTCAAGAGCGGTGTCACAAAATTGGGCATAGCGGCGAGCTATGCTCCGAACACCAAATACAAGGTGTTCTGGACGATGATTCTGGCATCCAACGAGCCCCGATAA
- a CDS encoding patatin-like phospholipase family protein — protein MTDHQGPASNRIPANAQRVLVLQGGGALGSYQAGAYQSLCHFGFEPEWVAGISIGAVNAAIIAGNEGETRVKRLKEFWEMVSAPVPWKPIGKSDHSRELFNSTSAALIATFGVPGFFVPRVPPAPLWPPGHPEAESYYDTAPLKKTLERLVDFDRINDLKTRLSIGAVGVTSGNFKYFDNYEFKKLGKKIGPEHIMASGALPPGFPSVIIEGEHYWDGGIASNTPLDYVLDAEIERDMLIFQVDLFSARGDLPTSLLEAAEREKDIRYSSRTRMNTDKNKQLHNARRAVRDLIGKLPDYLKNDPSVEFLAKAARESTVTVVHLIYRSKNYESSSKDYDFSHVAMVEHWEAGVRDVHLSMRHKDWLERPQSGETMVTYDLTGDVTAPPASTRSE, from the coding sequence ATGACCGATCATCAAGGCCCGGCATCGAACAGAATCCCCGCCAATGCGCAGCGCGTCCTGGTGCTCCAGGGCGGTGGTGCGCTCGGCTCCTATCAGGCGGGCGCCTATCAGTCGCTGTGCCATTTCGGCTTCGAGCCGGAATGGGTCGCCGGCATCTCGATCGGCGCGGTCAACGCCGCCATCATTGCCGGCAATGAGGGCGAGACCCGCGTCAAGCGGCTGAAGGAATTTTGGGAGATGGTCTCGGCGCCGGTGCCGTGGAAGCCGATCGGCAAGAGCGATCACAGCCGCGAGCTGTTCAACTCCACCAGTGCCGCGCTGATCGCGACCTTCGGTGTGCCGGGTTTCTTCGTCCCGCGCGTCCCGCCCGCGCCACTCTGGCCGCCGGGGCATCCGGAAGCGGAGAGCTATTACGACACCGCGCCGCTCAAGAAGACGCTGGAGCGGCTGGTTGATTTCGACCGCATCAACGATCTGAAAACACGCTTGTCCATCGGCGCGGTCGGCGTCACGTCGGGCAATTTCAAATATTTCGACAATTACGAGTTCAAGAAGCTCGGCAAGAAGATTGGCCCCGAGCACATCATGGCGTCCGGCGCGCTGCCGCCGGGCTTTCCCTCCGTCATCATCGAGGGCGAGCATTATTGGGACGGCGGCATCGCCTCCAACACGCCGCTCGATTACGTGCTCGATGCCGAGATCGAGCGCGACATGCTGATCTTCCAGGTCGACCTGTTCAGCGCGCGCGGCGACCTGCCGACCTCGCTGCTCGAAGCCGCTGAGCGTGAGAAGGACATCCGCTATTCGAGCCGGACGCGGATGAACACCGACAAGAACAAGCAGCTGCATAACGCCCGCAGGGCCGTGCGCGATCTGATCGGCAAATTGCCGGATTATCTGAAGAACGATCCCTCCGTTGAATTTCTCGCCAAGGCGGCGCGTGAAAGCACCGTGACCGTCGTGCACCTGATCTACCGCAGCAAGAACTACGAGTCCTCGTCCAAGGACTACGACTTCTCGCATGTCGCCATGGTCGAGCATTGGGAAGCAGGCGTGCGCGACGTGCACCTGTCGATGCGCCACAAGGATTGGCTCGAGCGGCCGCAGTCCGGCGAGACCATGGTGACCTACGATCTCACAGGGGACGTGACCGCGCCCCCGGCCTCAACCAGGAGTGAATGA
- a CDS encoding 3-hydroxybutyrate dehydrogenase: protein MGSLSGKNAVVTGSTSGIGLAYARAFAGAGANVVINGFGSPEDIEKERAKIESDFRVKALYSPADMAKPAEIADMVALGEKTFGSVDVLVNNAGIQFVSPIEEFPIEKWDQIIAINLSSAFHGIRAAVPGMKKRGWGRIINTASAHSLVASPFKSAYVSAKHGIAGLTKTVALEVATHKITCNCISPGYVWTPLVEKQIPDTMKARNLTREQVINDVLLDAQPTKEFVTSEQVAALALFLCSDDAAQITGTNLSIDGGWTAE, encoded by the coding sequence ATGGGTAGCTTGTCAGGCAAGAACGCCGTCGTGACCGGATCGACCAGCGGCATCGGGCTCGCTTATGCGCGTGCCTTTGCTGGCGCCGGCGCCAATGTTGTCATCAACGGCTTCGGCTCGCCCGAGGACATCGAGAAGGAGCGCGCCAAGATCGAGTCCGACTTCAGGGTGAAAGCGCTCTATTCGCCCGCCGACATGGCCAAGCCCGCCGAAATCGCAGACATGGTCGCGCTCGGCGAGAAGACCTTCGGTTCGGTCGACGTCCTCGTCAACAATGCCGGCATCCAGTTCGTCTCGCCGATCGAGGAGTTTCCGATCGAGAAGTGGGACCAGATCATCGCGATCAACCTGTCCTCGGCTTTCCACGGCATCCGCGCCGCGGTGCCCGGCATGAAGAAGCGCGGCTGGGGCCGCATCATCAACACGGCCTCGGCGCATTCGCTGGTCGCTTCGCCCTTCAAGTCGGCCTACGTCTCGGCCAAGCACGGCATCGCCGGCCTTACCAAGACCGTGGCGCTCGAGGTTGCGACCCATAAGATCACCTGCAACTGCATCAGCCCCGGCTATGTCTGGACGCCGCTGGTCGAGAAGCAGATCCCGGACACGATGAAGGCCCGCAATCTGACGCGCGAGCAGGTCATCAATGACGTTCTGCTCGACGCGCAGCCGACCAAGGAGTTCGTCACCTCCGAGCAGGTGGCGGCGCTGGCGCTGTTCCTGTGCAGCGACGATGCTGCGCAGATCACCGGCACCAATCTCTCGATCGACGGCGGCTGGACGGCAGAGTAG